AAAAGAAATGCAACGGCATTGGACTCGTGATCCCGGGCATGATCGACCAGAGCACGGGGCGCGTGCTCAACGCGCCTCAGCTTGGCTGGCGCGATGTGGATGTGCGCGACGCCCTCGCCGAAGCGACGGGATACGAAGTGCACATCGAGAATGCGCCGATCGCGTGTGCGATCGCGCAGATGTGGTTGGGCGAGCGCGGATCGGAGACGCCGCGCGATTTCGTGTACGTCACCGTTTCCGACGGCGTCGGCACCGGGATCGTGATGAATGGCGAGGTCGTGCGCGGGCACGACTACACGGCCGGCGAGTTCGGACACATTCCCGTGGATCCGAATGGACCGGGATGTTTGTGCGGCGCGCGTGGGTGCCTCGAAGCGTACACGTCGAATCTGGCGACGATGTCGCGCTACATGGGCCGCGAGTTTTCGCGCAAGGAAGCGCGCCACCTGCTCCGCGAGTCCGGCTTGACGATCACCGACGTCATCGATCGCGCGAAACATGGCGATGCCAAGGCGCTCGCCGCCCTCGAAGAGACCGCGCGATATCTGGGCCGAGGGTTGGCGGTGATCGTGAACTCGTTGAATCCTGCGCAGATCTTCATCGGCGGCGAGATCACGGACGTCTGGGATCACGTCGAGCCGATCATCCGGGAAGGA
Above is a window of Gemmatimonadaceae bacterium DNA encoding:
- a CDS encoding ROK family protein, which translates into the protein MGIGRGMITSLVGELIADGFLYEGSTINAPRGRKPMMLYVRTQDRLAVGIDVRFSRTYLMLSDFAGNAIATEAFDTVPEPDELVKLLARRIARLLKTNQAEKKCNGIGLVIPGMIDQSTGRVLNAPQLGWRDVDVRDALAEATGYEVHIENAPIACAIAQMWLGERGSETPRDFVYVTVSDGVGTGIVMNGEVVRGHDYTAGEFGHIPVDPNGPGCLCGARGCLEAYTSNLATMSRYMGREFSRKEARHLLRESGLTITDVIDRAKHGDAKALAALEETARYLGRGLAVIVNSLNPAQIFIGGEITDVWDHVEPIIREGIAERALTPVAAETPLLPDPASSYPRLRGATALVAAPVFAAPRVA